A region from the Neomonachus schauinslandi chromosome 2, ASM220157v2, whole genome shotgun sequence genome encodes:
- the LOC110572128 gene encoding translation machinery-associated protein 7-like produces MSGREGGKKKSLKQPKKQAKEMDEEDKAFKQKQKEEQKKLEELKTKAAGKGPLATGGIKKSGKK; encoded by the coding sequence ATGTCTGGCCGCGAAGGTGGCAAGAAGAAGTCCCTGAAGCAGCCCAAGAAGCAGGCCAAGGAGATGGACGAGGAAGATAAGGCATTcaagcagaaacagaaagaggagCAGAAGAAACTCGAGGAGCTAAAAACGAAGGCCGCAGGGAAGGGCCCCCTGGCCACAGGCGGAATTAAGAAATCTGGCAAAAAGTAA